DNA sequence from the Pedobacter sp. W3I1 genome:
AATAAAGCGAATCAAACCATTGCTATCAATTACCGGGCAAGCGTTAATCTGCCTTCGGTTACCGATCTGCAGCCGGTACAGAACAATACCAATCCATTGTATCAAAGAATCGGAAACCCCGATCTCGAAGCCCGGAAAAACCATCGCCTATCGGTGAACTTTAATACCTTTAGTCCTGATAATAATCGCTATTGGAATGGATATTTTCTCTACAACTTATCTTTTGATGATACCGGAAATGATATTACCTATAACAATGGTATCCAAACGGTGAAGCCGATCAACGTAAATGGTAATTATTACCTGCGTGCCGGAACATTTTTTGGGATGCCATCAAAACTTAAAGGTTTAAGGATGAATTATGGTGGAAATTTCTTCACCGAACATAGAACAAACTTTATTAGCGGCGCTAAAAACATCACCAACAGGTTCGAAATCGGTCCGAATATTAACTGGAGCTATGATATAGATGATAAATTTAATGCTGGTATTTTTGCTTATGTAGGTTATACTAAGGTGAATAATACGGCAGAATCGGCCATCAACAATAAATATTTTAGTCTGGAAAATAGCCTGAACCTCAGTTATGAATTTATTAAGGATTTGCGGGTAGAAGCCGATTTGAACCATGTTGGGTCGGCTGGCCGTGCCGATGGATTTAACAACAATTACTTTTTGCTTAATGCAGGTATCAATAAATATCTGATGAAACGAAGGGTAACTTTAAGTTTGAAAGGTTTTGATATTCTAAACCAGAATACCAGTATCGATAGGATTGTAAACAGTAGCCGGATAGAAGATGTACGGTACAACAACATTACTCGTTATTTTTACTTATCCTTAAATTATAAATTAACCAAAGTAGGCGCGAACAATGGGAGAAGCAATCCCCGCAACACCGTTAATTAGACAAAATTGAAAATTTTATAATGTCCTTAGCATTTGCTTCTTAAAAGTGAGTTGTTATGGACTTTTTCTTTCCCTGTTTACCAAAAATTTTAACGCAAACGTTTGTTAAGGTTTTCATCTTAGTTAATACGGCCGAATTACGGGGCAAATTTCTTAAATTAACTCATCAAAAGAATAACCTGGATCCTATTTAATACAGGTTATTGCTTCTTGGTTTGTACATCCGTTGACTAGAATAGATAAAATCAGATGATTTATTGGTTTAATCAAACGTTTGCGTGGTGTTTAGGTAGTTTATACCTTCCAAATCACCTAAATTAGGTTTTTAAACAAGACATTTATAAAAAGCAATAACCAACAGAGATTTATAGTCCTGCCCAATTTATTGTCCTGTTATATTGTATTCAAATTAATTTTTAGAAATAAAAGATGGACTTATCAGTATCAAGCGATGTAACCAAAGAAAAAGCAACGCTAAAATATCTTTTCTTAACCTTTCTTAAAATTGGTTGCGTAAGCTTTGGTGGGCATATGGCTTTGGTATCTTTAATACAAAGCATTATGGTTGAGCAGGATAAAACCATAAACAATGAGGATGTATTAAATAGTGTTACAGTTGCTTCTTTTATGCCTGGTCCTTTGGCTGTAAATGTGGTCGCAAATATTGGCTATTCTTTAAAAGGTAAGTTAGGCGCTGCAATTAGTATGTTCGCCGTGCTGCTTCCTGCCTGTATTTTAATGTTAGGTTTGGCCTATGTTTATTTTTCAAATGGCCTGAGTATCGCCTGGAGTTCAGTTATGCAATATGTAGGCGCAATTGTAGGAATCATCATTTTGTCAACGGGATTACAGTTGTTTAAAAAGGAGATCGCCCTTAATTATGGTAAAATCTTTCTTTTTTTATTGGCAATAACACTCGATCTAATGAAAGGGAATTATCTGATCACGATTTCTCTCATTGTAATTGGGGCTATTGCCGGGCTAATGTTCGATCAGAAAAAAGCTAACTTTACTGAAGTATTAAGGAGTTTTAAAATGAGTTTTAAGTTCCGGGTAAACTCATTTTCGTTTATTGCCATTGCTGTTTTATTCATCAATCAAATTTTATTTATTACCGGCGCATTTAAATCTTATCATAACATTTTTTTTAAAATCGGAACTGTTTTTTCGGGCATCAGTATTTCTCTATTCGGTGGCGGTTATGTGGTTATACCGATTATGCAATCCTTGCTTATAAAGGATATGAAATGGTTAAGTTCCAAAGAACTGGTAGATGTGATCGCTTTTAGTCAGGTTACGCCCGGGCCGATTCTGGTGAGTTCAACATTTATTGGCTTTAAGCTAGCCGGTTTCTTGGGTGCATTGCTGGCTACCTGTAGCATGTTTATTCCCTCAGCAATTTTAATGATTGTGGTTTCAAAAATCTTCAATAAAACTAAAGATCATCCTTTTATTAAAAGTATGATATCAGGAATCAAAGTGGTGGTTATTGGTTTAATCATATCCTCGGCCTTTAAAATATTATTGCTGCAGCCAAGAACGCTTTTGGTAGGGGTAATATGTTTGGTTTCTTTGGTATTAAACTATAAATATAAATTAAGCCCGGTATATTTAATACTCGGTGCAATTTTTCTGGGAACAGTATCAATTTTTATATAATGGAAAGTTTTTTAAATCCGGATGGTATTCAGATTATCGGCACGCAAAGATCCGGTTCTAATTTACTTAGGGTGATATTGGATCAGTCTGATCAGATTGCCTCACCCCATCCGCCGCATATTTTGGTAACCTTTGTGCCGTTGTTAGATTTATACGGCTTTTTGACCGAAGAAAAATACAAGCTGTTAATTAATGACGTGGTTAATTATGTTAGGGCAAACCCTGTACCATGGGATGGTGTTGAGTTAAATGAGGACTGGATTTTCGAAAACTCAAAAACATACAGCCTTTTCGAAATCAATAGATTGATATACGAAACTGCCGCTAGGGCAAAAAAAGCTAAATACTGGTGCTGTAAAAGTATGGCCAATGTACATTATGCTGCTGATCTCGAAAAACGTTCTCCTAACTTAAAATACATTTATTTGTACCGTGATGGGAGGGATGTTGCCTTGTCTTTTAAAAAGGCAATTGTGGGCGAAAAACATATTTATCACTTGGCTAAACAGTGGTTTAAAGACCAAAGTGCATGTATCGAACTGTCTAAAAGGATCAGTAAGGATCGGTTTTTCTCTTTAAACTACGAGGAATTGATCACTAAGCCTGCAGAAGTGATCCAGAATTTATGCCGATTTTTGGGAATAGATTATTCAGAAAAGATGCTTGATTTTCATAATTCCAAAGAATCGCAAGCAACCGCCAACGCAGGCGAAATGTGGGAAAATCTGGCAAAGCCGATTATTAAAGATAATACCGGGAAATTCCGCAAAGAGCTGAGTATAGAAGAAATCAATATATTCGAATGTATTAACCACCAAACCTTAACCGAGTTAGGTTATGTTTTAGACCGTCCTGAAAATAAAGATAAATTGATCTCTGTTGAAGAAATAGAAGAATATAACCTTGAAAATAATTTGCTCAAGAAGCGTATACTTTTAAATGCCCGTCAATCTGATCTCGATAATCGGGGGCCGCAGTTGGAAATATTAAAAAAAATAAAGTCTCAGCATTTAGCTGCAAAAGTTTAGAGAAAGATGATTGATGCAATTGATATAAACGCTATACTAGAGATAGCTGTTGAGGCAGGGAAAGCAATTTTAAAGGTTTATAACGAAGATGATTTTGAGGTATCAACCAAAACCGATTTATCTCCTTTAACCAAGGCGGATAAAATAGCAAACGACTTAATATGCCGTGAACTGAAAAGATTATATCCTACAATTCCGATTATATCCGAAGAAGGAAAAAGCATCTCTTACGGGGAAAGGAAAAACTGGGAATCGTATTGGTGTGTAGATCCATTAGACGGAACTAAAGAATTTATAAAGAGAAATGGCGAGTTTACCGTAAATATTGCATTAATTCACAACCAGGTACCCGTATTGGGGGTAATTTACATTCCTGTACAAAATCTATTATACTATGGTAGTGAGGCTTCTGGAAGCTATAAACAAATCCCAGGGGAAGATCCGATCCAAATTAAGGCAATTCATAAAAATGATGAATGGACAGCCGCGGTAAGCAGGTCGCATGCCGATGGTGAGGAAAAAGCAATCCTTAGCGATTATCCGATCGTAAATTTTATTGCCGTAGGCAGTTCACTTAAATTTTGTTTGTTGGCAGAAGGTAAGGCGCAGATTTATCTAAGAACCGGACCAACAATGGAATGGGATACCGCGGCAGGCCACGCTATTATTTTATTTAGCGGTTGCCACATCAATACATTATCAGGCAAACCCATGTTATACAATAAAGAGTCGTTGTTAAACGAAGGCTTTTTGTGTAAAGTAGATTAATTTTAAAATAAACAACAATATTATGCCTCCTGAAACGACACCCAAAAACGGTTTTATCATTCCCAATCAAAAAGGAATAGTAATCTGGCTGTTTGGATTGTCGGGTTCTGGAAAAACAACCATTTCTACGTTATTAAAGGATAAGCTCGAAGATGCAGGCTTTTTTGCCATGACCTTAGATGGAGATATACTTCGTGAAGGCATCAATAAGGATTTGGGCTTTAGCGAATCGGATAGGGCCGAAAACATCCGGCGGGCAGCGGAAATAGCCAGGCTTATGCTGAAGCGTGATATCATCACCATTTGTTCCTTCATTACACCTCTTGAGCAACACCGTGCGCTAGCTGCCGAAATAATCGGAGAACGGTATTTTGAAGTCTTTTTAGACTGTCCACTGGCTATCTGCAAAGAAAGAGATGTAAAAGGATTATATAAAGATGCAGGCCTAAACCTGATCCCAAATTTTACCGGGGTTAGCGCTAAGTTCGA
Encoded proteins:
- the chrA gene encoding chromate efflux transporter, whose amino-acid sequence is MDLSVSSDVTKEKATLKYLFLTFLKIGCVSFGGHMALVSLIQSIMVEQDKTINNEDVLNSVTVASFMPGPLAVNVVANIGYSLKGKLGAAISMFAVLLPACILMLGLAYVYFSNGLSIAWSSVMQYVGAIVGIIILSTGLQLFKKEIALNYGKIFLFLLAITLDLMKGNYLITISLIVIGAIAGLMFDQKKANFTEVLRSFKMSFKFRVNSFSFIAIAVLFINQILFITGAFKSYHNIFFKIGTVFSGISISLFGGGYVVIPIMQSLLIKDMKWLSSKELVDVIAFSQVTPGPILVSSTFIGFKLAGFLGALLATCSMFIPSAILMIVVSKIFNKTKDHPFIKSMISGIKVVVIGLIISSAFKILLLQPRTLLVGVICLVSLVLNYKYKLSPVYLILGAIFLGTVSIFI
- a CDS encoding sulfotransferase, whose translation is MESFLNPDGIQIIGTQRSGSNLLRVILDQSDQIASPHPPHILVTFVPLLDLYGFLTEEKYKLLINDVVNYVRANPVPWDGVELNEDWIFENSKTYSLFEINRLIYETAARAKKAKYWCCKSMANVHYAADLEKRSPNLKYIYLYRDGRDVALSFKKAIVGEKHIYHLAKQWFKDQSACIELSKRISKDRFFSLNYEELITKPAEVIQNLCRFLGIDYSEKMLDFHNSKESQATANAGEMWENLAKPIIKDNTGKFRKELSIEEINIFECINHQTLTELGYVLDRPENKDKLISVEEIEEYNLENNLLKKRILLNARQSDLDNRGPQLEILKKIKSQHLAAKV
- the cysQ gene encoding 3'(2'),5'-bisphosphate nucleotidase CysQ produces the protein MIDAIDINAILEIAVEAGKAILKVYNEDDFEVSTKTDLSPLTKADKIANDLICRELKRLYPTIPIISEEGKSISYGERKNWESYWCVDPLDGTKEFIKRNGEFTVNIALIHNQVPVLGVIYIPVQNLLYYGSEASGSYKQIPGEDPIQIKAIHKNDEWTAAVSRSHADGEEKAILSDYPIVNFIAVGSSLKFCLLAEGKAQIYLRTGPTMEWDTAAGHAIILFSGCHINTLSGKPMLYNKESLLNEGFLCKVD
- the cysC gene encoding adenylyl-sulfate kinase; this encodes MPPETTPKNGFIIPNQKGIVIWLFGLSGSGKTTISTLLKDKLEDAGFFAMTLDGDILREGINKDLGFSESDRAENIRRAAEIARLMLKRDIITICSFITPLEQHRALAAEIIGERYFEVFLDCPLAICKERDVKGLYKDAGLNLIPNFTGVSAKFEPALNANLIIKTDTESPAQSRDKLFLEIISKISTLS